In Hymenobacter volaticus, the genomic window CGCTGCAACCTATTGGGCAGCGTACTACGGGTGCACCTGTTCCGCTGGCGGCACCTGCCCCAAGTCAGCTAGCGGAAAACAAGCTCTTGACTCCCGTAGATACTGATCTGGAAGCTAAAACGCGCGAGTTGGCAGCCACAGCCAAAGTTCGACTGGCGGCCAGGAAAAGCGCAATTTCCTCGAACGAGGCGAAAAAGCAAGAAGACAAAAAGCAGGAACCTCGCAAAGGTGAGACCAAGCCAACTACGCCCGCGAAACCCAAGCCAGCGGAACCCAAACCATCGAAAAGACCAACGCAGATAACGCAACAGGCAACCCCTAGCAAACCTAAGAAAGCCTAAAGAACTCAGTTTCTTCTGCGAGCTAAAAAACCGAACAACCTTGTCAGCCGATAAAGAAATAACGCCCCCTCTCTTCGCCCTGCTGGCCGACGTAACCGTGCTAAACCAGCACGGCGCTACCGATGTGCCCGTGCAGGCCCTAACGCTCGACTCGCGGCAAGCAGCTCCTGGCTTCGTGTTTTTCGCGTTGCGCGGTGCGGCCACCGACGGCCACCACTTCATTTCGAACGCAGTGCAGCAAGGCGTGTCGGTGATAATTTGCGAGAGTCTGCCGGCCACTCTGGAACCCGGCACAACGTACGTGCAGGTGCCCGACTCAGCCGAGGCAATGGCACACATGGCGGCGGCATTTTATGGGCACCCGTCGCGGAGCTTGCAGCTGATTGGCGTGACGGGCACCAATGGCAAAACCACCTGCGCCACGTTGTTGCACAAGCTGCTGCGGGAGCTAGGCTATCACACCGGTCTGCTGAGCACGGTCCAAAACCAGATCGACGAAGAAGTCATTCCGGCCACGCACACCACCCCCGACGCCATTCGGCTGAACGAGCTGCTGGCCCGCATGGTAAAGGCCGGCTGCACGCATGCTTGCATGGAAGTTAGCTCGCACGCGGTGGTCCAGCATCGTACTACCGCCTTGCGCTTTGCCGGTGGCATCTTCACCAATCTCACCCACGACCACCTCGATTATCACGGCACCTTCGATAATTATCTGAAAGCCAAAAAAGGCTTTTTCGATCAGCTGCCGAAGTCGGCCTTTGCCCTCACCAACGCCGACGACAAGCGCGGCTTAGTGATGCTGCAAAACACGGCTGCTCGCCGCGAAACGTATTCCCTGCGCGGAGCCGCCACTTTCCGGGGTAAGCTGCTCGAAAACGCGGTACATGGTCTGTACTTAGAAGTAGACGGGCGCGAGGTACAGTTTCGCTTGATTGGGGTCTTCAATGCCTACAACCTGCTAGCCGTGTACGGCGCGGCCGTGCTGCTAGGCGAGGATTCATCGGAAGTGCTGACGGTACTCTCAGGATTGCTTTCGGCACCCGGCCGCTTCGAGCCGATTGTATCGCCCAAAACCCGCGTTACGGGCATCA contains:
- a CDS encoding UDP-N-acetylmuramoyl-L-alanyl-D-glutamate--2,6-diaminopimelate ligase, yielding MSADKEITPPLFALLADVTVLNQHGATDVPVQALTLDSRQAAPGFVFFALRGAATDGHHFISNAVQQGVSVIICESLPATLEPGTTYVQVPDSAEAMAHMAAAFYGHPSRSLQLIGVTGTNGKTTCATLLHKLLRELGYHTGLLSTVQNQIDEEVIPATHTTPDAIRLNELLARMVKAGCTHACMEVSSHAVVQHRTTALRFAGGIFTNLTHDHLDYHGTFDNYLKAKKGFFDQLPKSAFALTNADDKRGLVMLQNTAARRETYSLRGAATFRGKLLENAVHGLYLEVDGREVQFRLIGVFNAYNLLAVYGAAVLLGEDSSEVLTVLSGLLSAPGRFEPIVSPKTRVTGIIDYAHTPDALENVLDTIADIRQPSQQVITVVGCGGNRDAGKRPVMANLACQGSDRVVLTADNPRFEDPLAILTEMQAGVKAQDLAKVVTIPDRREAIRTAVLLAGPGDIVLVAGKGHETYQEVKGVRAEFDDKKVLKEMFEQLGK